One genomic region from Cyanobium usitatum str. Tous encodes:
- a CDS encoding HEAT repeat domain-containing protein translates to MEMEALDILFDDLAHPNPYIQSQAFIAMVRDWPQQALPRLLGLLAQPDIALRRASVRGIGAFGAAALLPLADLLKASTDSTIRASCVKAYAQVASNQPGIHFPDSAMQALEEALGDDSPVVAVATVMALGQVGGQAVPLLLRVVGGDNPAQAVAAVNALAQIDDPAIERTLRDLQNQPQLDSYVRETLESALARIRDLHARQPQPG, encoded by the coding sequence ATGGAAATGGAAGCATTGGATATCTTGTTTGATGACCTTGCTCACCCTAATCCTTATATTCAAAGCCAGGCTTTTATAGCTATGGTCAGGGATTGGCCTCAGCAAGCTCTGCCTCGACTGCTTGGTTTATTGGCCCAACCGGATATAGCTTTACGCAGGGCCTCTGTACGTGGTATTGGCGCCTTTGGCGCAGCAGCCCTGCTGCCTTTAGCGGATCTTCTTAAGGCCAGCACGGACAGCACTATCCGCGCTAGCTGCGTGAAGGCCTATGCCCAGGTGGCTTCAAACCAGCCTGGGATACATTTCCCCGATTCTGCGATGCAGGCCCTCGAGGAGGCGCTTGGCGACGACTCACCGGTTGTGGCTGTAGCTACGGTGATGGCCCTTGGGCAGGTGGGTGGGCAGGCGGTGCCGCTGTTGCTGAGAGTGGTGGGTGGAGATAATCCAGCCCAGGCGGTAGCAGCTGTCAATGCGCTCGCCCAGATTGATGATCCTGCAATTGAACGGACTCTTAGAGATCTGCAGAACCAACCACAGCTAGACAGTTATGTGCGCGAGACGCTTGAATCAGCCCTCGCTCGAATTAGGGACCTGCATGCCCGTCAACCTCAGCCGGGCTGA
- the cpeA gene encoding class 1 C-phycoerythrin subunit alpha: MKSVVTTVVTAADAAGRFPSQNDLEAVQGNIQRATARLEAAEKLAAGLDKVTKEAGDACFSKYPYLKQAGEAGENQVKVDKCYRDIAHYLRLINYCLVVGGTGPLDEWGIAGAREVYRTLRLPTAAYVEALTFTRDRACSPRDMSPQALNELKSYLDYAINALS, translated from the coding sequence ATGAAGTCTGTTGTGACCACTGTTGTGACCGCCGCTGATGCCGCTGGTCGCTTCCCCTCCCAGAACGACCTAGAAGCTGTTCAGGGCAACATTCAGCGAGCTACTGCTCGTCTTGAAGCTGCTGAAAAGCTGGCTGCCGGCCTGGACAAAGTGACGAAGGAAGCTGGTGACGCCTGCTTCAGCAAGTATCCCTACCTCAAGCAAGCCGGCGAAGCTGGTGAGAATCAGGTCAAGGTGGACAAGTGCTACCGCGACATCGCTCACTATCTGCGTCTGATCAACTACTGCCTGGTTGTGGGCGGCACCGGCCCTCTCGATGAGTGGGGCATTGCCGGAGCCCGTGAGGTGTACCGCACCCTGCGTCTGCCTACCGCTGCTTACGTGGAAGCTCTCACCTTCACCCGCGACCGGGCTTGCTCCCCTCGTGACATGAGCCCCCAGGCTCTCAATGAGTTGAAGTCGTACCTTGATTACGCAATCAACGCCCTCTCCTGA
- the cpeB gene encoding globin family protein → MLDAFSRAVVSADSKTAPIGGGELAALRNYVAEGNKRLDAVNAITSNASCIVSDAVTGMICENTGLIQAGGNCYPNRRMAACLRDGEIVLRYISYALLAGDASVLDDRCLNGLKETYIALGVPLQSAARAVAIMKASSTAHINETNTSGTNPVETRFRKMETVQGDCSALVAEAATYFDRVISGLS, encoded by the coding sequence ATGCTCGACGCCTTTTCACGCGCTGTCGTCAGCGCAGATTCGAAGACTGCCCCAATTGGAGGCGGTGAGCTCGCTGCTCTCCGTAACTATGTTGCTGAGGGAAATAAGCGTCTAGACGCTGTTAACGCCATCACCAGCAATGCCTCCTGCATCGTTTCAGATGCAGTCACCGGCATGATCTGCGAAAACACTGGCCTGATCCAGGCTGGTGGCAACTGCTACCCCAACCGCCGCATGGCCGCTTGCCTGCGCGACGGCGAAATTGTGCTTCGCTACATCAGCTACGCGCTGCTGGCTGGCGATGCCTCGGTTTTGGACGACCGCTGCCTGAACGGCCTCAAGGAGACCTACATCGCTCTGGGCGTTCCCCTTCAGTCTGCCGCCCGCGCTGTGGCCATCATGAAGGCTTCTTCCACGGCTCACATTAACGAGACAAACACCAGCGGTACCAACCCTGTGGAAACCCGTTTCCGCAAGATGGAAACCGTTCAGGGCGACTGCTCCGCTCTAGTGGCTGAAGCTGCTACCTACTTTGACCGTGTGATCAGCGGCCTCAGCTGA
- a CDS encoding phycobiliprotein lyase, with amino-acid sequence MDQFLAASRGAWLTRRAVHHLDHQDDEFGDSNLVIEPFSAEDPAVEQICLALNINPHLAAGGARFWWESNLKPLARTEDQAAVLIDIPLAGDPSQGFLVRDKGYVEKQPVLSQYTFSSDGVMTVTTRYDSNVGTERCWFVTDQVRMRVSSVQCLDGVSMTTYCTELRCPSDATLQSLRESADSLAAGFS; translated from the coding sequence ATGGATCAGTTCTTGGCGGCCAGTCGAGGGGCCTGGCTGACGCGACGGGCTGTGCACCACCTCGACCACCAAGATGATGAATTCGGCGATTCCAATCTTGTGATCGAGCCCTTCTCCGCTGAGGATCCAGCCGTCGAACAGATATGCCTAGCTCTCAATATCAACCCTCATCTAGCAGCAGGAGGGGCCCGTTTCTGGTGGGAGAGCAATCTAAAACCCCTAGCCAGAACAGAAGATCAAGCGGCTGTATTAATAGATATCCCTCTGGCAGGAGATCCCTCTCAGGGTTTCCTGGTCCGTGACAAGGGCTACGTGGAGAAGCAGCCCGTCCTCAGTCAATACACCTTTTCCAGCGATGGCGTCATGACCGTTACCACGCGCTACGACAGCAATGTCGGCACGGAACGCTGCTGGTTCGTCACGGATCAGGTGCGCATGAGGGTGAGCTCGGTGCAGTGCCTCGATGGGGTGTCGATGACCACCTACTGCACGGAGCTTCGTTGCCCCTCCGACGCAACTCTGCAGTCGCTTCGGGAAAGCGCCGATTCCCTGGCCGCCGGTTTCAGTTAA
- a CDS encoding 15,16-dihydrobiliverdin:ferredoxin oxidoreductase — protein sequence MFDPFLQELNSRLERSGAQPIAPPDGLAECRSLKRQSVIQSWLWQVPGFRRWRVTRMDAGDSLQVLNSVAYPEYNNDQPLMGIDLLWFGTRGKLVAVLDFQPLLQDQNYLDTYYQGLKELISRHPDLHGAEAMRSFDPNQYFSPWLLFCRGGAEEAQESLPRAFTAFLDCYWQLSAEASQRTSIVTAEKVKTLQKAYDVYSAERDPAHGLFSSHFGKAWSDRFLHEFLFPSSPQQ from the coding sequence ATGTTCGACCCTTTTTTGCAAGAGCTCAATAGCAGGCTGGAACGGTCTGGAGCGCAGCCCATTGCCCCACCCGATGGGCTCGCTGAATGTCGCTCCCTGAAGAGGCAGAGCGTGATCCAAAGCTGGCTCTGGCAAGTGCCGGGTTTCCGGCGCTGGCGGGTGACCAGGATGGACGCGGGGGACAGCCTGCAAGTGCTGAATTCGGTGGCCTATCCCGAATACAACAACGATCAGCCCCTGATGGGAATCGATCTTCTTTGGTTCGGCACCCGAGGCAAGCTGGTCGCAGTGCTTGATTTTCAACCCCTACTGCAAGATCAGAATTATCTTGATACCTATTATCAAGGCCTAAAAGAACTTATTTCTCGCCACCCGGATCTTCACGGTGCTGAGGCCATGCGCTCATTTGATCCAAACCAATATTTTTCGCCCTGGCTGCTGTTCTGCCGTGGAGGTGCTGAGGAGGCGCAGGAATCGTTGCCTAGGGCTTTCACTGCCTTTCTCGACTGCTACTGGCAGCTCAGCGCCGAAGCCAGCCAACGCACTTCCATAGTTACAGCAGAAAAGGTTAAAACCCTGCAGAAGGCATACGATGTCTACAGCGCCGAAAGAGATCCGGCTCATGGCCTTTTTAGCAGCCACTTCGGTAAGGCCTGGTCGGATCGTTTTCTGCACGAGTTCCTCTTCCCATCTAGCCCGCAGCAATGA
- a CDS encoding phycoerythrobilin:ferredoxin oxidoreductase — MTAPQSCSLDQVRIAGWRWQPFLDHAVDMLQALQPAAYPVPEQFLQKTGSTGSKAQPVVVQTATWACRTSKLRQVRAACVEAGPAASVLNLVINPDCRFDLPFFGADLVTLPSGHLLALDLQPVDRSDSLHTQPVWDRLLPIFNSWKPHLPDGGPIPAEAEPYFSPAFLWTRLPLGAASDELIATVIFQAFAEYLKLYLQLVDEAPPVADDRSAILLEGQRRYTSYRAEKDPARGMLSRFHGAEWTETYIHEVLFDLDRHYPE; from the coding sequence ATGACAGCACCGCAAAGCTGCAGCCTTGATCAGGTCAGAATCGCCGGTTGGCGTTGGCAGCCCTTTCTTGATCATGCGGTCGACATGCTTCAGGCGTTGCAGCCAGCCGCCTACCCCGTGCCCGAGCAGTTTCTGCAAAAAACCGGATCCACCGGTTCGAAAGCACAGCCGGTAGTTGTGCAAACTGCAACCTGGGCCTGTCGAACCAGCAAGCTTCGCCAGGTGAGGGCCGCCTGTGTGGAAGCGGGACCAGCAGCGTCCGTGCTGAACCTAGTTATCAATCCCGACTGCCGTTTTGATCTGCCTTTCTTCGGAGCCGATTTGGTCACGCTGCCCTCAGGCCATCTGCTAGCCCTTGACCTGCAGCCAGTTGACCGCAGCGATTCCCTCCATACCCAACCTGTCTGGGATCGATTACTCCCAATTTTTAACAGCTGGAAGCCTCACTTGCCCGATGGCGGGCCCATTCCTGCCGAGGCGGAACCTTACTTTTCGCCTGCATTTCTCTGGACCCGTCTACCTCTGGGTGCAGCCTCCGATGAGCTGATCGCCACCGTTATATTTCAAGCCTTTGCTGAGTATTTAAAGCTTTATTTACAGCTCGTGGATGAAGCACCCCCCGTAGCAGATGATCGCTCAGCAATATTGCTCGAGGGCCAACGCCGCTACACCAGCTATCGGGCAGAGAAAGATCCGGCAAGAGGGATGCTCAGCCGCTTTCACGGCGCGGAATGGACCGAGACATATATCCATGAGGTGTTGTTCGATCTAGACAGACACTATCCCGAGTAA
- the hemH gene encoding ferrochelatase, with protein sequence MAKVGVLLLNLGGPERIQDVGPFLYNLFSDPEIIRLPSPALQKPLAWLISSLRASKSQEAYRSIGGGSPLRRITEQQARELQSALRLLGIEATSYVAMRYWHPFTESAVADIKADDVDEVVVLPLYPHFSISTSGSSFRELQRLRQADPVFAALPIRCIRSYHDDQGYIDAMAGLIAREIQACPDPDSAHVFFSAHGVPKSYVEEAGDPYQGEIETCARLIIEKLEATLGHSNSFTLAYQSRVGPVEWLKPYTDEALEELGRQGVKDLVVVPISFVSEHIETLEEIDIEYRKLAFESGITNFRRVPALDTNPAFIQGLARLVQQALDGPEVNLDQAAALPSTVKLYPQDKWAWGWNNSSEVWNGRLAMVGFSAFLVELISGSGPLHAIGLL encoded by the coding sequence ATGGCCAAGGTAGGAGTGCTCCTGCTGAACCTCGGGGGTCCGGAGCGCATCCAGGACGTCGGCCCTTTCCTCTACAACCTGTTCTCGGATCCGGAGATCATCCGGCTACCCAGCCCGGCCCTGCAGAAACCACTGGCTTGGCTGATCAGCAGCCTGCGGGCGAGCAAGTCGCAGGAGGCTTATCGTTCCATCGGCGGGGGCTCACCACTGCGGCGAATCACCGAGCAGCAGGCGCGGGAGCTACAGAGTGCCCTGCGCCTGCTTGGGATCGAGGCCACCAGCTACGTGGCGATGCGCTACTGGCACCCCTTTACCGAATCGGCGGTGGCAGACATCAAAGCCGATGATGTGGACGAGGTGGTGGTGCTGCCTCTTTACCCTCACTTCTCGATTAGCACCAGCGGTTCCAGCTTTAGGGAGCTTCAGCGTCTTCGTCAGGCTGATCCTGTCTTTGCAGCTTTGCCGATTCGATGCATCCGCAGCTACCACGACGACCAGGGCTATATCGATGCCATGGCCGGGCTGATCGCCCGTGAGATCCAGGCCTGCCCGGACCCTGACAGCGCCCACGTGTTCTTCAGCGCCCACGGTGTTCCTAAGAGCTACGTGGAAGAAGCGGGCGATCCCTACCAAGGGGAGATCGAAACCTGCGCCCGGCTGATCATCGAGAAGTTGGAGGCCACATTGGGCCACAGCAACTCTTTCACCCTTGCTTATCAGAGCCGGGTGGGTCCTGTGGAGTGGCTCAAGCCCTACACCGACGAGGCATTGGAGGAGCTAGGGCGGCAGGGTGTGAAGGATCTTGTGGTTGTGCCGATCAGTTTTGTGAGCGAGCACATCGAGACCCTTGAAGAGATCGACATCGAGTACCGCAAGCTGGCTTTCGAGTCGGGCATCACAAATTTTCGGCGTGTGCCGGCGCTTGACACCAACCCTGCGTTCATCCAGGGGCTTGCGCGACTTGTCCAGCAGGCCCTGGATGGGCCCGAGGTGAATCTTGACCAGGCGGCGGCTTTGCCCAGCACTGTGAAGCTCTACCCCCAAGACAAGTGGGCTTGGGGCTGGAACAACAGCTCAGAAGTGTGGAATGGCCGCTTAGCTATGGTCGGATTCTCCGCTTTTCTAGTGGAGCTGATCAGTGGAAGTGGGCCTCTTCACGCCATAGGCCTGCTTTGA
- a CDS encoding NAD-dependent epimerase/dehydratase family protein, with amino-acid sequence MTSTPDLASLYQLLSLQERPILPSGERRAILGCGYVGEAVAKSWKQEGHALWGTTTRRERLPELADLVDNPLVFDSTDPSSSLDFATDVDGILVSFAPSKSSSVELSQYEQTFLGGLQRLIETLSRRPVSSPLQLVHLSSCGVYGNRQGAFTSESDPTDSNHPVNSVLVRAEQMIASVRSDSIKVCVLRLGGIYGPGRDIPAMLLSAAGGLVQRNGLNVPCWIHRDDIVRGINFAFDQGLNDTYNLVNDTQYNGQELTDRLCERAGLPLAKWLTRDTSDRILNARVSNEKLKQLGFSLSHPCMLG; translated from the coding sequence ATGACTTCTACCCCAGATCTGGCCTCCCTCTATCAGTTGCTGTCTCTCCAAGAGCGCCCGATCCTGCCCTCGGGCGAGCGTCGCGCAATCCTGGGTTGTGGCTACGTGGGCGAAGCGGTTGCCAAATCCTGGAAGCAGGAGGGGCACGCACTTTGGGGCACCACAACCCGGCGTGAACGCTTGCCAGAGCTGGCCGATCTAGTCGACAATCCATTGGTTTTTGATTCGACGGATCCCTCCAGCAGCCTGGACTTCGCAACAGATGTCGACGGCATCTTGGTGTCCTTCGCTCCGTCGAAGAGTTCCAGTGTTGAGCTGAGCCAATACGAGCAGACCTTTCTTGGCGGCCTGCAGCGGCTGATCGAAACTCTTAGCCGTCGGCCTGTCAGCTCGCCACTGCAGCTTGTTCACCTCAGCAGCTGTGGCGTGTATGGCAACCGGCAGGGAGCGTTCACAAGTGAGAGCGATCCAACCGATTCAAATCATCCAGTGAATTCCGTGCTCGTGAGAGCAGAGCAGATGATCGCGTCGGTCCGCTCCGACTCGATCAAGGTCTGCGTGTTGCGCCTCGGTGGCATATACGGGCCTGGACGCGATATTCCGGCCATGTTGCTGAGTGCAGCTGGCGGCTTAGTGCAGCGTAATGGCCTGAATGTGCCGTGCTGGATTCACCGCGACGACATCGTTCGCGGTATCAACTTTGCCTTTGACCAAGGCCTCAATGATACGTACAACCTGGTCAATGACACCCAGTACAACGGCCAGGAGCTCACAGATCGGCTCTGTGAGCGCGCTGGCCTGCCACTAGCTAAGTGGTTGACCAGAGACACCAGCGATCGAATTCTTAATGCGCGGGTGAGTAATGAGAAGCTTAAGCAGCTTGGCTTCAGCCTCTCTCATCCATGCATGTTGGGCTGA
- a CDS encoding biliverdin-producing heme oxygenase encodes MAVALASQLREGTKKAHTMAENTGFVSCFLKGVVDKASYRTLVADLYFVYSAMEEEFGRLREHPVVGPVAFAELNRRESLEQDLAFYFGGDWRNAVKPTPGAQQYVERLHQVALECPELLVGHHYTRYIGDLSGGQILKNIAQKAMSLGEHDGLRFYEFAAIPDEKAFKANYRTTLDALPIDQAMADRIVEEANHAFHLNMTMFQELEGNLIAAIGKVLFGFLTRRQRSGSTEVVAA; translated from the coding sequence ATGGCTGTTGCGCTCGCCTCCCAACTGCGTGAAGGCACCAAAAAGGCCCACACGATGGCGGAGAACACCGGCTTCGTGAGCTGCTTCCTTAAGGGGGTGGTGGATAAGGCCAGCTACCGCACCCTGGTGGCCGATCTTTATTTCGTGTACTCCGCCATGGAGGAGGAGTTTGGTCGGCTTAGGGAGCATCCGGTGGTGGGCCCGGTGGCCTTTGCTGAGCTGAACCGGCGCGAAAGTCTCGAGCAGGACCTTGCCTTTTACTTCGGTGGCGATTGGCGCAATGCGGTCAAGCCCACCCCTGGAGCCCAGCAATACGTAGAGCGGCTGCATCAGGTGGCGCTGGAGTGCCCGGAGCTGCTGGTGGGTCACCACTACACCCGCTACATCGGTGATCTTTCCGGCGGCCAGATCCTCAAGAACATCGCCCAAAAGGCGATGAGCCTGGGCGAGCACGATGGCCTGCGTTTCTACGAATTCGCGGCTATCCCCGATGAGAAGGCCTTCAAGGCCAACTACCGCACCACGCTCGACGCCCTGCCAATCGACCAGGCCATGGCCGATCGGATTGTGGAGGAGGCCAACCACGCCTTCCACCTGAACATGACCATGTTCCAGGAACTGGAAGGCAATCTGATCGCGGCCATTGGCAAGGTGCTGTTTGGCTTCCTTACCCGCCGTCAGCGCTCGGGCAGCACGGAAGTGGTGGCTGCCTGA
- a CDS encoding HEAT repeat domain-containing protein, producing MADDDASPPQAGEPISEQEALRRLRQSEDSSQQYYGAWWLGRMRSQHPEAVPLLQQALRRRRPRDSGAGVEENAVARNAARALGKLAPAAQAAIPDLLDTLQDGDDGLREAAARALGQLGASEAIEALCERLASGPAVAGVQQANSHRLMEPCEALLEALGDIGVNEPRVLAVVKPFLGHESPLIRSAAARTLLQLSGEARWGELLVDLLDHPQLQVRHAALMDLGAAGWRPGFKAIAATLAENSLKLIALRGLVEQGSGDPGDEALLAYMDTLL from the coding sequence ATGGCCGACGACGACGCCAGCCCCCCCCAGGCAGGCGAACCCATTAGTGAGCAGGAAGCCCTGCGCCGGCTCCGCCAGAGCGAAGACTCCTCCCAGCAGTACTACGGAGCCTGGTGGCTGGGCCGAATGCGCAGCCAGCACCCAGAGGCAGTGCCCCTATTGCAACAAGCCCTGCGTCGACGCCGGCCCAGGGATAGCGGGGCCGGCGTCGAGGAGAACGCAGTAGCCCGCAATGCCGCCCGCGCCCTCGGCAAACTGGCTCCAGCAGCACAAGCGGCCATCCCCGACCTGCTCGACACCCTGCAGGACGGCGACGACGGACTACGGGAAGCGGCAGCCCGGGCCCTGGGCCAACTCGGGGCCAGCGAAGCCATTGAGGCCCTCTGCGAGAGGCTAGCCAGCGGCCCCGCCGTGGCTGGCGTCCAGCAGGCCAACAGCCACCGCCTGATGGAACCCTGCGAAGCTCTGCTGGAGGCCTTGGGCGACATCGGTGTCAACGAGCCGCGGGTGCTGGCCGTGGTGAAACCCTTCCTCGGCCACGAGAGCCCCCTGATCCGCAGCGCTGCTGCCCGCACCCTGCTGCAACTGAGCGGTGAGGCGCGCTGGGGGGAACTGCTTGTGGACCTACTTGACCATCCCCAGCTGCAGGTGCGTCATGCAGCCCTGATGGATCTAGGTGCCGCCGGCTGGCGGCCCGGATTTAAAGCCATTGCCGCCACCCTTGCCGAGAACAGTCTGAAATTGATTGCCCTGCGGGGGCTGGTGGAACAGGGCAGCGGCGACCCCGGCGACGAGGCCCTGCTGGCCTACATGGACACCTTGCTATGA
- a CDS encoding HEAT repeat domain-containing protein gives MSQVSLVAARIAALQQAGSALALLQATQELASCADASAAPVLVEVLGFNNPGAAVAAVKGLISLGPAAVEALLQLDPVNYGARAWAVRALAGIGDVRGLELLLDALGSDVAASVRRAAAKGLGQLQLDELPPDQQQAVRRQCLGALLAATSDGEWVVRYAVAVGLELLAAGLPAAGPERQLAQQGLLTLQEAADGSPPVVQRRAKLALSRLGLQ, from the coding sequence ATGAGCCAGGTTTCACTGGTGGCAGCCCGGATTGCAGCCCTGCAACAGGCCGGCAGTGCCCTCGCCCTGCTGCAAGCCACCCAGGAGCTGGCCAGCTGCGCCGATGCCAGCGCCGCTCCGGTGCTGGTGGAGGTGTTGGGCTTCAACAACCCCGGTGCGGCGGTAGCCGCCGTGAAGGGGCTGATCAGCCTGGGGCCAGCGGCCGTGGAAGCCCTGTTGCAGCTCGACCCAGTGAATTACGGGGCTAGGGCCTGGGCCGTGCGCGCCCTCGCCGGCATCGGTGATGTGCGTGGGCTAGAGCTGCTGCTCGATGCCCTCGGCAGCGACGTAGCTGCCAGCGTGCGCCGGGCTGCCGCAAAGGGGCTCGGCCAACTGCAACTGGACGAGCTCCCCCCTGACCAACAGCAAGCTGTGCGGCGTCAGTGCCTAGGAGCCCTGCTGGCCGCCACTAGCGACGGCGAGTGGGTGGTGCGCTACGCGGTGGCAGTGGGGTTGGAGTTGCTGGCAGCTGGCCTGCCCGCGGCAGGACCGGAGAGGCAGCTGGCCCAACAGGGCCTGCTCACACTCCAGGAAGCGGCTGATGGCAGTCCTCCGGTGGTGCAGAGGCGCGCCAAGTTGGCCCTTTCACGGCTGGGGCTGCAATGA
- a CDS encoding low molecular weight protein-tyrosine-phosphatase, which yields MKKRVLFVCLGNICRSPAAEGVFLHLLEQSQAGERFVVDSAGTGGWHVGKAADARMRAAASRRGIHLASKARQLELADLNRFNHILTMDASNLSQVQALVQEAGGSSVARIEPLLSYRSRFDLSEVPDPYYGGDEGFEHVLDLLEDACSGLLQALDD from the coding sequence ATGAAGAAACGGGTGCTGTTTGTCTGCCTGGGCAACATCTGCCGCTCCCCAGCCGCTGAAGGGGTGTTTTTGCACCTGCTGGAGCAATCTCAGGCTGGTGAGCGCTTTGTGGTTGATTCGGCTGGCACCGGGGGCTGGCATGTGGGCAAGGCTGCCGATGCCCGCATGCGCGCAGCGGCCAGCCGCCGCGGCATCCACCTAGCGAGCAAGGCGCGCCAGTTGGAGCTGGCCGACCTCAACCGCTTCAACCACATCCTCACCATGGACGCCAGCAACCTGAGCCAGGTGCAGGCCCTAGTCCAGGAGGCTGGCGGCAGCAGCGTCGCCCGCATCGAGCCCCTGCTCAGCTATCGCAGCCGGTTTGATCTCAGCGAAGTGCCGGATCCCTACTACGGGGGAGACGAGGGGTTTGAGCACGTGCTCGACCTGCTGGAAGACGCCTGCAGCGGCCTGCTGCAGGCCTTAGACGATTAG
- a CDS encoding bifunctional pantoate--beta-alanine ligase/(d)CMP kinase → MAAAALSLDLLETCQDLAAWRQQQQGPLHFVPTMGALHEGHQQLIRRAAALRQGSGQLPSVLLSVFVNPLQFGPGEDLESYPRDLRSDIDLAAAAGATALFAPSVAEIYPRGEAGLTRVAPPLLLRQGLCGRHRPQHFEGVATVVIRLLTLVRPDLLLLGEKDWQQLVILRRVVADLGLPLRIKGCPTVREADGLACSSRNRRLSPSQRQQAAALPAALAAAAAQVRGGLFQAPALTSQLAQQLEAAGLRVDYVELVAPHSLEPLQQVQGLALLAAAVHCGSSRLIDHCFLMSRLPIVAIDGPAGAGKSTVTRAFARQMGLVYLDTGAMYRALTWWVLRQGADPAAAAAVEPLLLGLDLQLSAGGAGEQLVSINGFDVTEAIRSPEVTAQVSLVAAHGCVRQALTAQQQAMGLKGGLVAEGRDIGTAVFPDAELKVFLTATAAERARRRAQDLESRGFAVPPLAELEAQITARDQQDSSREVAPLCQAEDAVELVTDGMAIEAVIQALVDLFRQRVPEEAWPGAGEN, encoded by the coding sequence TTGGCTGCCGCCGCTCTTTCCTTGGACCTGCTCGAAACTTGCCAAGACCTAGCCGCCTGGCGGCAGCAGCAGCAGGGCCCCCTGCATTTCGTGCCCACGATGGGGGCCCTGCACGAGGGTCATCAGCAGCTGATTCGCCGGGCAGCGGCACTGAGGCAAGGGTCAGGCCAGCTCCCCTCCGTGTTGCTGAGTGTGTTTGTCAATCCCCTCCAGTTCGGTCCTGGGGAAGATCTCGAGTCCTATCCCCGGGACCTCCGCTCCGACATTGATCTAGCCGCCGCCGCCGGTGCCACGGCCCTGTTTGCTCCCAGCGTGGCGGAGATCTACCCCCGGGGCGAGGCGGGCTTGACCCGGGTGGCGCCGCCTTTGCTTTTGCGCCAGGGGCTCTGTGGCCGCCACCGGCCCCAGCACTTTGAGGGGGTGGCCACCGTGGTGATTCGCCTGTTAACCCTGGTGCGCCCTGATCTCCTGCTGCTTGGCGAAAAGGATTGGCAGCAGCTGGTGATCCTGAGGCGGGTGGTGGCGGATCTGGGCTTGCCTCTGCGCATTAAGGGCTGTCCCACAGTGCGAGAGGCCGATGGGCTCGCCTGCAGCTCCCGCAACCGTCGCCTTTCCCCCTCCCAGCGCCAGCAGGCCGCGGCGCTGCCCGCTGCTTTGGCGGCTGCGGCTGCCCAAGTGCGTGGTGGCCTCTTCCAGGCCCCAGCGCTGACCTCCCAGCTGGCCCAGCAGCTGGAAGCGGCGGGCCTGAGGGTGGATTATGTGGAGCTTGTGGCTCCCCATAGCTTGGAGCCATTGCAGCAAGTGCAAGGCCTGGCCCTGCTCGCCGCTGCGGTGCACTGCGGTTCAAGCCGCCTGATCGACCATTGTTTTCTGATGTCTCGTCTGCCGATCGTTGCCATTGATGGACCAGCGGGAGCGGGCAAGAGCACCGTCACCCGTGCCTTTGCCCGCCAGATGGGCCTGGTTTATCTAGACACCGGCGCCATGTACCGGGCCCTCACCTGGTGGGTGCTGCGCCAGGGAGCCGACCCTGCCGCTGCGGCGGCTGTGGAACCCCTTCTGCTGGGCCTGGATCTGCAGCTCAGTGCTGGCGGCGCCGGCGAGCAGCTGGTGAGCATCAATGGCTTCGACGTGACCGAGGCGATTCGCAGCCCGGAGGTAACGGCCCAGGTCTCCCTGGTGGCTGCCCACGGCTGTGTGCGCCAGGCCCTCACGGCCCAGCAGCAGGCCATGGGGCTCAAGGGGGGGCTGGTGGCCGAGGGCCGCGACATCGGCACCGCCGTTTTCCCCGACGCTGAGCTCAAGGTTTTTCTCACGGCCACGGCGGCGGAGCGGGCCCGCCGCCGCGCCCAAGACCTCGAGAGCCGGGGCTTTGCGGTGCCTCCGCTGGCTGAGCTGGAGGCCCAGATAACTGCCCGTGATCAGCAGGACTCCAGCCGGGAGGTGGCGCCGCTGTGCCAGGCAGAGGATGCGGTGGAGCTGGTTACGGACGGTATGGCCATTGAGGCTGTGATTCAGGCTCTGGTGGACCTGTTCCGCCAGAGGGTTCCGGAGGAGGCCTGGCCGGGCGCTGGTGAGAACTAA